The DNA segment aaaataaaacagcagaggtggaaaagcagcaaagcctCAGGGAGGAGAAGATGAACTCACAttctccaggagcagctccctctCATCCTGCACCTCCTGGCTCCACACACTCATgtcattcctgcttttctgggTGACAGTGAGCACGGTCAGGTACCTGCAACTCACCTCTGGGAACAGGGACTGCAAGTCTGGAAAGTGGGAAAACAGCAAAGTTTGTCCTGTTGTTCACAGAGCCTTCCCCTGTCACCCACACCAGCACATTGCACTTCCTCAAccttttattcccatttcaTTTCAGTTAGTCCTCCCTGAATCAACTAAAAAAAACGATTCAGTGCTGGCACAAGCTCCATGGCTTCCATTTGttctgttatttatttgtaactgaaatattaaatattgatAGCAGTAAAACTTGGGTTTCCATTCTatgaaaatgccattttcactgaaatattaaatattgtCAGCAGTAAAGTTTTGGTTTCCATTCTatgaaaatgccattttcattgaaatattaaatattgtCAGCAGTAAAGTTTTGGTTTCCATTCTatgaaaatgccattttcattgaaatattaaatattgtCAGCAGTAAAGTTTTGGTTTCCATTCTatgaaaatgccattttcattgaaatattaaatattgtCAGCAGTAAAGTTTTGGTTTCCATTCtatgaaaatgtcattttcattgaaatattaaatattgtCAGCAGTAAAGTTTTGGTTTCCATTGTatgaaaatgccattttcactgaaatattaaatattgtCAGCAGTAAAGTTTTGGTTTCCATTCtatgaaaatgtcattttcattgaaatattaaatattgtCAGCAGTAAAGTTTTGGTTTCCATTGTatgaaaatgccattttcactgaaatattaaatattttcagcagcaaagcttGGGTTTCCATTGCACACAATGGGATTTTTGTAATTATTAACTCTGAATTAACCTTTTCTACACCACATGCTGACAGAGCATTTCCTTCACTGGTTTTGCATTTGAgaagttgggatttttttggttataaatcaataaaaatgaACCTTTTCTCAGCAGCTCAGGACAGGATTGCACTGCACATTCCACCTTGGCATTTTCAAAGTAGGTTTCTGCATTATTGATTTGCTGCTTCCTTTGGGCACCATCAGAACCctaaaaaccaggaaaaatccaaattttctcCGTTAATATCAAACAggaataacttttaaaaaagcaaataattaaacagcaattaataaataaatataaaatgaaaaaaaaaatcaaaatctggTTTAGTGATCAGATACACTTGAGCAGTTCCAGATGATTTATGAAGACTTCAGTTTTTATATTAATGCTAAAAAAATGACATTATTAAGGATATTAGAAGTTATTAAAAGTAAAATCTGGAGGGTTTTGCTCTCACCTGGAATTCATTGATGTATTGTGCCATGACAAATTCGTGCCTCTCACTGGCTGAAGGCTCTGCTAGGATATCAGGGAGGCTTTGGgaagtttgggattttttctggGAAGCTGTGCCATGGAGGTGGCAGTCGAAGCCAATGTTCCCAGGAAGCTGAAATCTCTGATCCTGGGGACCAAAAGGTCCCATCACCTCATCTGGCCACACTGTCCTGGGACCTGCAAGGACTGCACTCAGCAAAtcccaaaaaaggggaaagggaaaagggggagaaggggggaagaagggggaaaagggaaaagcagaaaggggggaaaagggaaaagcagaaagggggggaaagggaaaagcagaaagggggggaaagggaaaagcagaaagggggggaaagggaaaagcagaaaggggggaaaagggaaaagcagaaagggggggaaagggaaaagcagcaagggggggaaagggaaaagcagcaagggggggaaaagggaaaagcagcaagggggggaaagggaaaagcagcaaagggggggaaaagggaaaagcagcaagggggggaaaagcagcaagggggggaaaagggaaaagcagcaaggggggaaaagggaaaagcagcaagggGGGAAGccaagggaaaagcagcaagggggggaaaagggaaaagcagcaagggggggaaaagggaaaagcagcaagggggggaaagggaaaagcagaaagggggggaaagggaaaagcagcaagggggggaaaagggaaaagcagaaaggggggaaaagggaaaagcagcaagggggggaaagggaaaagcagaaaggggGGAAGCCAAGGGAAAAGCCCCTCTCCCACATGAAGATTTGATCACAAACATCAGCAGTGAACAAGTCAAAACTCACATCTCCAAACTGGGATTTCAAGGgaataaatttgctttttctttttccctaaatttgctttttcttttttcctaaatttgcTTTTTCCACCCTTCAAGtcaaaaatcacatttccaAATTGGGATTTCagtggaattaatttttctttattttaaatttgtcattttaaatttgcttttttcccctaccAAGTCAAAAATCACACTTCCAAATGGAGATTTCAGGGGAATTAATTTATCCTTTttctaaatttgttttttttttttttcattttaaatttggtgggttttttcccctactAAGTTCCTACCTACTTCAAAATTGGGATTtcaatggaattatttttttcttttttctaaacctgctttttcattttaaatttgctttttttttccccccctgccaAGTCAAAAACCACCCTTCCAAACTGGGATTTCAATGGAATAAatgcactttttctttttttaatttcattttcattttaaatttgcttttttttcccctaccaAGTCAAAAACCACACTTCCAAATCGGGATTTCAGGGGAATAAATTCACTTTTCCTTACATAAATCAGGAGGTGCAGCAGCCACGTGAGGCTCATCTGAGCCAGAGGATCCTGCAGTGGAAAAAGCTTTGGCAGTTCCAACTCTTTTAACTAAAGAATAAAAGCCTGGGAGGTAGGTGACCAATCTTGCTCTGTTACAGAGCACCTGAggagaggtaaaaaaaaaaaaaaaaaaaaatcaaaataatgatttaataacaaaacaaaataataataataattgtttAAACACAGCTCTGTGAGTCACAAGAAGAACCCTCCCTCAAGAATgatattaaattttttaattatggCCAGGTGCAACATCCAGCTGTAGAAgtgttttattgttatttttacatatttttatatttctttggtATTGTTATTGCCGTtccaagcaaagaaaaaagccttAAAAACAAGAGGTTGAAGTGTTAATTAAAGGTCTCTCACATgaggaaaaaagccctgaaaatttaaaaatagctgaaaCCCCACATTTTAAACTAAATTATGACTgggattaaattaaaaatttaacagattaaattaaaaatgtcatCTAAATTCTATGGACAGGGTCTGTCTCCATAATTATTTCCATGCATGTCAccctggaaaacagaaatcccACCTGCCACAGTGTGGGTGCTTTTtgtaaaaattccattttccaggTGAAGAATAGCAATTCTTTTGAGGAAATAACAGAAAGGGATTTTGCTCAAGCGCTGGAGCTTTGATTCTATAAAAATTGATGCCACTTTACATCAAAAGAGGCACTTGCAGAAGTGAAAAGAAGAGAACAAGTGGTGTTATTTGGATGTTCAATatcaaaattgtatttaaagTATCAGGACCTAAGGCAGTAGAAGCATTCTCATCCAGCACCTCTgtctaaatataaaataatttctaccaAATTACAAAACTCAAACGCTTAAAAACACGTTTAATTTATGACTTAAATCAATTATTTACACTTCAAGCCTGGAGCTGTCTCGTTctaaaacagctttaaaaggTTCCTGTAACACAACAAAAATCTGATTCCACTCaaatcttcttttctttattatgtAAAATCACTACTGAAATTAAGTTTTGCATGATGATAATGATGTTATAAACAGATGTAAACAATTACAGCCGAGGTGTAATTAGcagaaaagagcatttttccTTATTATCAGCCTCACTTAACACGGAGATGTCACTAATTACAGCTCACTCATGCAAATATTTACACACCTGGCATTACACAAGAAACAACACCGAGGGAATTAATGAATTATTCATGTCCCCACGGCgagagcaataaaaaaaaaaaaatcaataaaaggTGTTTTATTACCCAGCCTGAAATCAGCTGttccagaaacacagaattcCTACGTGGCTGAGCCAAGGATAAtagaaaaagcactgaaaaaaaatgtgtttaatccTCAATTCCATTATTCCTGGGATATTTAAATTGAAACAACGCTGGATTGGggatattaggaataaattcttctctgtgagggtgcTCAGGGTGCTGGCAGAAGTTGCCTTTgaatccctgcaagtgtccaaaaCCTTGGGAGCATAAAAGAAGATATCCCTGCccatgaaattaaattatttttaaggtcctttcctaCCCAAACCTGTTTGTAACTCAATTTAATCCTCAATTTTCCGCCGTTCCCGTGATATCCACCAGCTCTGGCGTCACTCACTCACATTGGCCATGGCAGACGCTGCTCTCCCCTCGCTGACAGGCCCGGGTAcccctggaaaagagaagagaaaaggggagagagCAGAAAAGGGGAcgaggaaaaaagggaaaagaaaagaaggcgCTGAACTCCCCGGCCCCGAAACCTCCACACCCAGGGCACGGCCTCCCCCCCGTCCCCGCGGACAGACAGCGGCTGCTGATGGGAAAATGTGAGAAGGAAACGGGAAAATGGGAGAAGCAAGCAGGAAAATAGAgcgggaaaaaaaaataaaagaagacaataaaaaggaaaataaaaaggaagccCCGGCCCCTCTCACCTCTTCCTGCAAAATGGCGGCGCtcgcccgcccccgccccgccctcACGGCGCTGCCCCAGGCCGGGCAGGCGATCCGCGGACACATCGATGGCTCCGGTGCTTCCGCGGCGCCGGACGGAGCGGCACGGAGCAGGATCTTCCGCTCGGCGTTCgactgctcagggctgggggggacTCTGGGAGGCCGTGAGGGGCAAGCGGGgatggcggcggggccgggcggggatCGCTGTGGGGATCGCTATGGGGATCGCTGTGGGGATCGCTATGGGGATCGCTGTGGGGATGGCTGTGGGGATTCCTGTAGGGATCGCTGTGGGGAATCGCTGTGGGATCGCTGTGGGAATTGCTATGGGATCGCTGTGGGATCGCTGTGGGGATTCCTGTAGGGATCGCTGTGGGAATTGCTATGGGGATCGCTGCGGGGATCGCTGTGGGGATTGCTATGGGATGGCTGTGGGGATTCCTGTAGGGTTCGCTGTGGGGATCAATATGGGATCGCTGTGGGAATTGCTATGGGGATCGCTCGCTGTGGGGGTTGCTATGGGATCGCTGTGGGGATCGCTCTGGGGGTTCCTATAGGGATTGCTGTGGGACCGACGGGGATTGCTGTGGGGATCGCTGTGGGGACTCCTATGGGGACCGGCGGGGCCGGGATCGCTCGTGGCGGAACCGCGGTGTCCCCTCGGTGTCCCCTCGGTGTCCCCTCCGTTTCCCCTCGGTGTCCCCTCCGTTTCCCCTCCGTTTCCCCTCGGTGTCCCCTCCGTTTCCCCTCCGTTTCCCCGCGGTGTCCCCTCCGTTTCCCCTCCGTTTCCCCGCGGTGTCCCCTCCGTTTCCCCTCCGTTTCCCCGCGGTGTCCCCTCCGTTTCCCCTCCGTTTCCCCTCGGTGTCCCCTCCGTTTCCCCTCCGTTTCCCCGCGGTGGTGTGGCCGTGTGCGGTGCGGCCGTGGGTGCCGCGGCCGCGGGGCTGTACCCGCTCGGAGCGCCAGGGGGAGGGCACGGAGCGCCAGCCGCCATCGTCCCCCACAGCCCATCACTGCCGGGGAAACGGCCTGGGGAAAAcggggagagggaaaagggcGTTTAttgaagggggaaagggggtgCATTGAAGGGAATTGAGGGGTTGAAGGTGTCTCCGCTGAGCAAAAGCGCAAGGCCGGGGGTTcgctgggaatggggagcacCGGTGGCGCTTCAGCCGCAGAGCTCTTTGACTTCAGGGCAGTACCTCAAATAACTTCTagagaataataataaaaatactgaaaacctGCAATGGCTTCCTTCcctgtttgttgggttttggggtttttttagtttgttttttttgtgtctttttttttttttttggttggttggtttgggtttttttgtttcgaTGGAAAAGCTCTGGACAGGCatcccagggaatggtcacaaCCCCAAGGATTAAaactcttctttctctctctttttttttttttttttctttgctgtctgttccaagcagctttgctggtgaagaaaaagggaattttaatttctcccAAATAAAAGTTTGGGCGTTCCCATCCCTCAGCGACTTTGCACAAGGccttgaatttattttccttccaaacCAGAGGTTTCTGgacatttattttgctttgccaCTGGTTTATTAGCAGGAATTTATTAACATAAGCCAGTGCCAGAGGTTTCCATAGTTCAAAATTGGAGCAAGACATTGGGTTTGTGTCCATGGTAATAATACTCAGCCTTTCAATATCCTTATTGCATTTAATAAAGTTTTGGCTTTATTTTATCAGGATCAAGAGGAAATTGTGATATCCATTCCTAAACAATGTGGTGTACTAAACTATAATAttgcaattttcatttttggaCTTTTTCATGAGCACATTTGCTCACTATTGGATGCCACTCAACTCTTTTATTAATTCAATGTTAGCACACTTAAttctcatttgcttttgaaTTAAATATTCATGTGGAATCTCTGAActtcagcaaaaa comes from the Cinclus cinclus chromosome 9, bCinCin1.1, whole genome shotgun sequence genome and includes:
- the MMADHC gene encoding cobalamin trafficking protein CblD isoform X1, whose product is MEFLQKAPTLWQVLCNRARLVTYLPGFYSLVKRVGTAKAFSTAGSSGSDEPHVAAAPPDLCPRTVWPDEVMGPFGPQDQRFQLPGNIGFDCHLHGTASQKKSQTSQSLPDILAEPSASERHEFVMAQYINEFQGSDGAQRKQQINNAETYFENAKVECAVQSCPELLRKDLQSLFPEVSCRYLTVLTVTQKSRNDMSVWSQEVQDERELLLENFISGAKEICCAISSEGYWADFIDPSSGLAFFGPYTNTPLLETDERYRLLGFSVDDLGCCKVIRHNLWGTHVVVGSIFTNAEPDSPIMRKLSGN
- the MMADHC gene encoding cobalamin trafficking protein CblD isoform X2 encodes the protein MANVLCNRARLVTYLPGFYSLVKRVGTAKAFSTAGSSGSDEPHVAAAPPDLCPRTVWPDEVMGPFGPQDQRFQLPGNIGFDCHLHGTASQKKSQTSQSLPDILAEPSASERHEFVMAQYINEFQGSDGAQRKQQINNAETYFENAKVECAVQSCPELLRKDLQSLFPEVSCRYLTVLTVTQKSRNDMSVWSQEVQDERELLLENFISGAKEICCAISSEGYWADFIDPSSGLAFFGPYTNTPLLETDERYRLLGFSVDDLGCCKVIRHNLWGTHVVVGSIFTNAEPDSPIMRKLSGN